A window from Ignavibacteriota bacterium encodes these proteins:
- a CDS encoding response regulator transcription factor translates to MSTRIILADDHNILREGLKKIIEHELKLDVVAQASEGRTTIELVRLHHPDIVIIDIGMPGLNGIEATRTIKHEFPEVKVIALSMHTERNIVADMLSAGASAYLLKDSAPDELGQAITIVLKNKKYISPDIAGLVVDDFVQHRDKSKSKLAVDLTHKEREVLQLLAEGKSIKEIAGTLFVSTTTIETHKQHIMEKLNLYSIAELTKFAIREGITDL, encoded by the coding sequence ATGTCCACACGAATCATCCTCGCCGATGACCACAACATCCTCAGAGAAGGATTGAAAAAAATTATTGAACATGAGTTGAAGTTGGATGTTGTTGCTCAGGCATCCGAAGGAAGAACAACCATTGAACTTGTACGACTCCATCATCCTGATATTGTCATCATAGATATTGGTATGCCCGGGCTGAATGGAATCGAAGCGACGAGAACCATCAAACACGAATTCCCTGAAGTGAAGGTGATTGCTCTCTCTATGCACACCGAACGAAACATCGTTGCCGATATGTTGAGCGCAGGCGCATCCGCCTACCTTCTCAAAGACTCCGCTCCGGATGAACTCGGACAAGCAATTACCATCGTTCTGAAAAATAAAAAATATATCAGCCCGGATATTGCCGGTTTGGTCGTTGACGATTTTGTTCAACACCGGGATAAAAGCAAATCGAAACTTGCGGTTGACTTAACTCATAAGGAGCGGGAAGTACTTCAACTTCTTGCCGAAGGAAAATCCATAAAAGAAATTGCAGGCACGTTGTTCGTCAGTACGACGACGATTGAAACACACAAACAACATATCATGGAGAAACTTAATCTATACAGCATCGCTGAACTTACGAAGTTTGCAATTCGCGAAGGAATTACTGATTTGTGA
- a CDS encoding T9SS type A sorting domain-containing protein, translating into MGTITRANVWNNGVVTSLGSLGGLESEVMGISEDGQIVIGYSRNNDGLERGCIWSNGTMVEIDSTREGLSKATGISSDGSIIIGWMLDDNGKTLAYRYSNGSYSELGSSGGEQSMAVSISMDGTVIIGDYIKIDGKTNAFRWTSTGGAVLLDSSVNVNSRAVGISMDGTVIIGDYLKIDGKTHAFRWTSTGGTVRLDSSVNDNSRAVSISMDGTVIIGDYLKIDGKTHAFRWTQAGGMEDLNDVYNCYLTGSSELLSCNAITSNGRYIVGTGYNASSGQLEGFLLDTGFPSCKNQLSFQVSSGWNIISVPGIPADSNYSKNALFPTASSPAFTFSNSSGYMVENTLRNGVGYWMKFPSAQTISIEGWRGRDESLAVATGWNMVGSMSERSRVESLTTEPLSMTTSSFFGYDRGYYVTEYIEPGKGYWVKADTAGIIILNSDSSGLASKNKIRIQHTSELPPPPPEGDGNLSETRNAKPESFALEQAYPNPFNPVTVIGYQLKVKSYVTLKVIDLLGREVAALVEGIEDAGVFRTEWNASDVPSGMYFYRISAQGEDGTTWSDVKKFVLLK; encoded by the coding sequence ATGGGTACAATAACACGTGCAAATGTCTGGAATAATGGTGTGGTTACATCACTTGGTTCGCTTGGAGGTTTAGAAAGTGAAGTAATGGGCATTTCTGAAGACGGTCAGATCGTCATTGGCTATTCAAGAAATAATGACGGATTAGAACGAGGATGCATCTGGTCAAATGGGACAATGGTTGAAATAGACTCAACTCGGGAAGGTTTATCGAAAGCTACAGGTATTTCATCGGATGGTTCAATCATTATTGGTTGGATGTTGGATGATAACGGCAAGACACTTGCATATCGCTACTCAAACGGATCATACTCTGAGCTTGGATCATCAGGAGGTGAACAGAGTATGGCAGTAAGCATCAGTATGGATGGTACAGTTATTATCGGGGACTATATAAAAATAGATGGAAAAACCAATGCATTCCGATGGACTTCAACCGGCGGGGCTGTTCTGCTCGATAGTTCAGTTAATGTTAATAGCCGCGCAGTAGGCATCAGTATGGATGGTACAGTTATTATCGGGGACTATCTAAAAATAGATGGAAAGACCCATGCATTCCGATGGACTTCAACTGGCGGGACTGTTCGGCTCGATAGTTCAGTTAATGATAATAGCCGCGCAGTAAGCATCAGTATGGATGGTACAGTTATTATCGGGGACTATCTAAAAATAGATGGAAAGACACATGCATTCCGTTGGACCCAAGCAGGCGGGATGGAAGACCTTAATGACGTTTATAACTGTTACTTAACCGGATCATCAGAATTACTATCATGCAATGCAATTACATCAAATGGTCGTTATATTGTCGGTACCGGATATAATGCTTCCTCCGGCCAATTAGAGGGATTTTTATTAGATACTGGTTTTCCTTCGTGTAAGAATCAACTCAGTTTTCAGGTAAGTAGTGGTTGGAACATCATCTCTGTTCCCGGTATTCCAGCTGACTCAAATTACAGCAAGAACGCTTTATTTCCAACAGCGTCATCTCCTGCATTTACTTTTTCAAATAGTAGTGGTTATATGGTTGAAAATACTTTACGCAACGGTGTCGGCTATTGGATGAAGTTCCCCTCTGCACAAACTATTTCGATAGAGGGTTGGAGGGGTCGAGATGAATCCCTTGCAGTAGCAACCGGATGGAACATGGTTGGTTCTATGAGTGAACGGTCGAGGGTGGAAAGTCTAACAACCGAGCCGCTCTCGATGACGACATCTTCATTTTTTGGCTACGACCGTGGTTACTATGTAACTGAATACATTGAGCCGGGGAAAGGATACTGGGTGAAAGCGGATACTGCGGGAATAATAATTTTGAATTCCGATAGCAGTGGTTTGGCATCAAAAAATAAAATAAGGATTCAACATACATCGGAGTTACCGCCTCCACCGCCTGAAGGCGATGGCAACCTCTCCGAAACCCGGAATGCAAAACCCGAATCCTTCGCACTTGAACAGGCATATCCGAATCCGTTCAATCCTGTAACCGTTATCGGTTATCAGTTAAAAGTGAAAAGTTATGTTACGCTCAAAGTAATTGACTTGCTGGGAAGAGAAGTTGCTGCACTCGTGGAAGGAATAGAGGATGCGGGAGTATTCAGAACCGAATGGAATGCGAGTGATGTTCCAAGTGGAATGTATTTCTACAGAATTTCCGCTCAAGGAGAAGATGGAACAACATGGAGCGATGTGAAGAAGTTTGTTCTTCTCAAATAA
- a CDS encoding LemA family protein, whose protein sequence is MYIFILFLIIPFALLFWAIMKYNILVTMKNQVANAWSQIDIQLKRRHDLIPNLVNTVKGYMEFEQDTLRQVIQARNAAASAKGVADSAAKEGELTQLLSRLFALVENYPDLKANENVRTLMEELTSTENTVSFSRQFYNDITTKFNTSQQTFPGNIIAGMFNFRLAELFELKVAQEREAPMVNLSMRK, encoded by the coding sequence ATGTACATATTTATACTTTTTCTCATCATCCCGTTTGCTCTTCTTTTCTGGGCGATCATGAAATACAATATCCTCGTCACCATGAAAAATCAGGTGGCGAATGCATGGAGTCAGATTGATATTCAGTTGAAACGCCGGCACGATTTAATTCCGAATCTTGTTAACACCGTGAAGGGATATATGGAGTTCGAACAAGATACATTGCGTCAAGTAATCCAAGCGCGCAATGCCGCCGCAAGTGCGAAAGGTGTTGCTGACTCTGCCGCGAAAGAGGGAGAACTGACGCAGTTACTCTCTCGTTTATTTGCTCTTGTTGAAAACTATCCCGACTTAAAAGCAAATGAAAATGTAAGAACGCTTATGGAGGAACTGACATCAACAGAAAATACCGTCTCATTCTCGCGACAATTCTATAATGACATCACGACAAAATTCAATACGTCTCAGCAAACATTTCCCGGAAATATCATCGCTGGAATGTTTAATTTCAGACTTGCTGAGTTGTTTGAACTGAAAGTCGCACAGGAACGGGAAGCGCCGATGGTGAATCTTTCGATGCGGAAATAA
- a CDS encoding M48 family metalloprotease, whose amino-acid sequence MTSTDNGVTEIRYSGNECSMKGNKELARNIRAMYFLFLLYILLFASMGIAVDLTMSRSYGSGFPLSGYTIILIIGLLLLRGMIGLAVSVSGGWRKMFRRDSFAAVIFVLLSVWVIWVFSIRNQAIREEWAELNVPKNIQSVEERERYIDDHMYFYYSYPYATMAGLLFGAIGSLLGYRKGTGVLLGIPKYAEPNMNIDRHIRFVEAIHALSASAGIVTPRPLILSDPDPNAFSIGTSGKNKYIVVTSGLLKSLEPNELQAVVAHEVSHIKNRDTEVMTLLSVLFGSVMFLSLWGNKLNSLGMSIKRQKISWAGSIGGFLLTIVWSLVLLCTPYISRLLATAICRRREYLADSGAIELTGDADAFRRALETIEGRQTPTKSVKQAIEHLCIVDPLGIKINEKKGFWSDVFSTHPPIAKRLMNVDAMAYQLKNKAITV is encoded by the coding sequence ATGACAAGTACGGATAACGGTGTAACAGAAATTCGTTACTCAGGTAACGAGTGTAGCATGAAAGGAAACAAAGAGCTTGCGAGGAATATTCGGGCAATGTACTTTTTGTTTCTCCTCTACATCTTATTGTTCGCCTCAATGGGTATCGCTGTTGATCTCACGATGAGCAGAAGTTACGGTAGCGGATTTCCACTTTCAGGTTATACAATCATCCTCATAATTGGATTGTTACTACTGCGCGGGATGATCGGGTTAGCTGTATCGGTATCGGGCGGTTGGAGAAAAATGTTTCGTAGGGATTCATTCGCTGCTGTGATTTTTGTTCTTCTCTCCGTTTGGGTAATCTGGGTGTTCTCGATAAGAAATCAAGCAATACGCGAGGAGTGGGCAGAATTAAACGTGCCTAAGAATATCCAATCAGTAGAGGAGCGGGAGCGATACATTGATGACCATATGTACTTTTATTATTCCTATCCGTACGCAACCATGGCAGGACTTCTCTTCGGCGCCATCGGCTCTCTCCTTGGATACCGGAAAGGAACGGGAGTATTGTTAGGGATTCCGAAATACGCCGAGCCGAATATGAACATTGACCGACATATCAGATTCGTGGAGGCAATACACGCATTGAGTGCGAGTGCAGGAATAGTCACACCTCGCCCATTAATTCTTTCAGACCCGGATCCGAATGCCTTCAGCATCGGTACTTCAGGAAAAAATAAATATATCGTCGTAACGTCAGGACTACTCAAATCTCTTGAACCGAACGAATTGCAAGCGGTTGTTGCCCATGAAGTGAGTCATATCAAAAATCGGGATACAGAGGTTATGACGCTTCTTTCAGTCCTCTTCGGTTCGGTTATGTTCCTTTCGCTCTGGGGCAACAAACTCAACTCCCTTGGCATGTCTATCAAACGACAAAAAATATCATGGGCTGGTTCGATTGGTGGATTCCTGCTGACGATTGTGTGGTCACTGGTATTGCTTTGTACGCCCTACATCTCACGATTGTTGGCGACAGCAATCTGTCGGAGACGAGAGTATCTGGCAGATTCAGGAGCAATTGAACTCACTGGTGACGCAGATGCATTTCGTCGCGCCTTAGAAACAATTGAAGGTCGCCAAACTCCAACCAAAAGTGTTAAGCAGGCGATCGAACATCTCTGCATTGTTGACCCGCTCGGCATTAAGATAAATGAGAAAAAAGGATTCTGGTCAGACGTTTTCTCGACTCATCCACCAATAGCAAAACGATTAATGAATGTAGATGCTATGGCGTACCAACTAAAGAACAAAGCAATAACTGTATGA
- a CDS encoding M48 family metalloprotease gives MIKRTGNIYEQQQKNEWLTVFLVTGFIVYYLFIGYGTDVFLFKNDLFGLVYSASEKPPYATIIAFLLSWAYVAYVFYRGDDIILNSVSMDRVWNLDEMTNGELIGRISLDDPVNKPIVNLVREMSLASGLPMPAIHIVYDTDPNAFSTGRDPWHASIAITTGLLKKLNRAEQQAVIAHEMAHIKNYDTRLMMLMATLIGGSSLLSLYAGGGMARSTGMIQRLLFIGRIPVFFPLWVGMIVLAPLVSWFVTMIVSQTREYQADATAAELTRNPKAMLSALEKLESFAGATRSIKPSICHMCVINPMGRYMQIEDEPILQGALFNTHPPTEKRLAALKEMAFVYQSTGKFSLDDVS, from the coding sequence ATGATCAAACGGACAGGAAATATCTATGAACAACAACAGAAGAATGAGTGGCTGACTGTTTTTCTTGTTACAGGTTTCATCGTTTATTATTTGTTCATTGGATATGGAACAGATGTATTTTTGTTCAAGAATGATTTGTTCGGTCTGGTCTATTCCGCAAGCGAGAAACCACCGTATGCAACAATTATCGCGTTTCTCCTTTCATGGGCGTATGTGGCGTACGTTTTTTATCGTGGCGATGATATTATTCTCAACTCGGTAAGCATGGACCGTGTCTGGAATTTGGATGAGATGACAAACGGAGAACTCATTGGCAGAATTTCTCTCGATGACCCGGTCAACAAACCGATTGTCAATCTTGTACGGGAGATGTCGCTTGCATCCGGTTTGCCGATGCCCGCTATTCATATTGTGTATGATACTGACCCGAACGCGTTCTCGACCGGTCGAGACCCATGGCACGCCTCGATTGCAATCACTACTGGACTCTTGAAGAAATTAAACCGGGCGGAACAGCAAGCGGTTATTGCACACGAAATGGCGCACATCAAAAATTATGACACACGATTGATGATGCTGATGGCAACATTAATTGGCGGCAGTTCACTTTTGTCACTCTATGCGGGCGGCGGTATGGCGCGCTCGACGGGAATGATTCAACGATTATTGTTCATCGGTCGGATTCCGGTCTTCTTTCCTCTGTGGGTGGGAATGATTGTTCTCGCACCGTTAGTTTCATGGTTCGTAACCATGATTGTTTCCCAAACTCGCGAATATCAGGCAGATGCTACTGCGGCTGAACTTACCCGAAATCCTAAAGCAATGTTAAGCGCTCTGGAAAAACTCGAATCGTTTGCCGGAGCCACTCGCTCCATCAAGCCATCTATCTGTCACATGTGTGTCATCAACCCAATGGGTAGGTACATGCAAATTGAGGATGAACCTATCCTCCAAGGAGCGTTGTTTAACACTCACCCGCCAACAGAAAAACGACTTGCAGCGTTGAAAGAGATGGCGTTTGTGTATCAATCAACGGGGAAGTTTTCGCTTGATGATGTTTCTTAG
- a CDS encoding SBBP repeat-containing protein, whose protein sequence is MQEFITIYQKHIHSFLLIACVLLLNGVIVQAQVPHYEWGRSAGERVYNELGYSVATDANGNAYLTGQFITKIAFDKIKLSNMKGDLNNEDIFVAKLNTHGQAQWAKRITGTQTEYSRGIAVDASGNTFVTGNYRSSTLTHGSFTITNGGSIDMFIAKFDANGNALWLRGAGGAQGDSAYAVATDNSGNAYVIGSFGSNTITFGATTLTNQSTNDAFGDKNTDIFITKYDSSGNVLWATSYGDSASEEGRDIRIDASGNIFICGTFGNSAFMIDTAHVTHSGGYHPNGNPYPDIFLAKLSPTLDAFWAKSAGWMAADVPWGMGIDNAGNSYITGSFESDTVRFSTTKIPNQGYKDFYLAKYDMNGNFAWVKTAAGLYSEEGVSIGVDGSGNSYVTGYFDSDALTFGATTFTNVSTPESKLFLVKYDTDGNVVWAKSDKPQTGIERSYEVAINGTGTLYLTGSFTSMNMIFDNIAILNSNQSFGVTDGFLLKMYEAAITPSTMFRTLTQSDLEVASVKTKTSTPTFGNARDTAFIRGFPNVSSKKDPFYPGGLLLGIARNDSPKAYGWIRFTLKGKTVQDFMTQTGTARGFDVLGTKIFVKELKNPKDSKYNNKLAGGLAALRMNMALSSHHITQEGFRDLVFNHPSYPTHVFNGKSMYEIGKYVDTMLTYFKLFYTSTPTALYDSAANWLDSINTSFSGALGFVTQSPIRLSSVKPLSDVAFLQQPTAKTNMSFEENYSFFAPRQFELMQNYPNPFNPTTNFGFRIADFGLVTLKIYDMLGREVATLLDNAEMEEGEYQLSFDGSSLASGLYFYKLTSTSIEDGTTLTEMKRMMLIK, encoded by the coding sequence ATGCAAGAGTTTATCACCATTTATCAAAAACACATTCACAGTTTTCTCCTGATTGCCTGTGTGTTGCTCTTGAACGGGGTTATCGTACAGGCACAAGTTCCACATTATGAGTGGGGCCGCAGCGCCGGCGAGCGGGTGTATAATGAACTTGGCTACAGTGTTGCCACCGATGCAAACGGTAATGCCTATCTCACGGGACAATTCATTACAAAAATTGCCTTCGATAAAATCAAACTTTCCAACATGAAAGGCGATTTGAACAACGAAGATATTTTCGTTGCAAAATTGAATACACATGGACAGGCGCAGTGGGCGAAACGTATCACCGGAACGCAAACTGAATATTCCCGCGGCATTGCCGTGGATGCATCCGGCAATACATTTGTCACGGGTAATTACCGGAGTTCAACATTGACACACGGTTCGTTTACCATCACGAACGGCGGATCCATAGACATGTTCATTGCAAAGTTCGATGCAAATGGAAATGCTTTGTGGTTGCGGGGCGCTGGCGGAGCGCAGGGCGATAGCGCTTATGCAGTCGCTACCGACAACAGCGGAAACGCGTATGTCATCGGTTCGTTCGGAAGCAACACGATTACCTTTGGCGCTACAACGCTTACCAATCAAAGCACGAACGATGCATTCGGTGATAAGAACACCGATATTTTTATAACAAAATATGATTCAAGCGGAAATGTACTTTGGGCTACATCGTACGGCGATTCAGCATCAGAGGAAGGACGCGATATCCGCATTGATGCTTCGGGAAATATTTTTATCTGCGGCACGTTTGGCAATAGCGCTTTTATGATTGATACTGCACATGTTACACACTCTGGCGGTTATCACCCGAATGGAAATCCGTATCCTGATATTTTTCTTGCAAAATTGAGTCCGACACTGGATGCCTTCTGGGCAAAAAGCGCAGGCTGGATGGCGGCTGATGTTCCGTGGGGAATGGGGATTGATAATGCAGGAAATTCTTACATCACCGGTTCATTTGAGAGCGATACGGTTCGGTTCAGCACAACAAAAATCCCAAATCAGGGGTACAAAGATTTTTATCTCGCTAAGTATGATATGAACGGCAATTTTGCTTGGGTAAAAACTGCCGCCGGATTGTATTCGGAAGAAGGAGTAAGTATCGGGGTTGATGGTTCGGGGAACAGTTATGTCACCGGGTATTTTGATAGCGATGCTCTGACATTCGGTGCGACAACGTTTACGAATGTAAGTACTCCGGAGAGCAAACTCTTTCTCGTGAAGTATGACACGGATGGAAATGTTGTATGGGCGAAGTCTGACAAACCGCAAACCGGGATCGAACGTTCATATGAAGTTGCCATCAACGGAACCGGGACGCTCTACCTCACCGGCAGTTTCACCAGTATGAATATGATTTTTGATAATATTGCTATTCTCAATTCAAATCAGAGTTTCGGTGTTACCGATGGATTTCTTTTGAAGATGTATGAAGCAGCGATTACACCCTCAACGATGTTTCGAACTCTGACGCAATCCGACTTGGAAGTAGCATCGGTGAAAACAAAGACGTCGACTCCGACGTTTGGGAACGCGAGGGATACAGCATTCATCCGTGGTTTTCCGAATGTCAGCAGCAAAAAAGACCCGTTCTACCCGGGAGGATTACTTCTTGGCATCGCACGCAATGATAGTCCGAAAGCATACGGCTGGATTCGTTTCACGCTGAAAGGGAAAACGGTTCAGGATTTTATGACACAAACCGGAACTGCACGCGGCTTTGATGTTCTCGGAACAAAAATCTTTGTGAAGGAATTAAAGAACCCGAAAGACTCGAAGTACAACAACAAACTTGCCGGTGGTCTGGCGGCGCTGAGAATGAACATGGCGCTCAGTTCGCACCACATAACGCAGGAAGGATTCCGTGACCTTGTGTTCAATCATCCGTCGTACCCGACGCATGTGTTCAATGGAAAATCCATGTACGAAATCGGAAAATATGTTGATACGATGTTGACCTATTTCAAACTCTTTTACACAAGCACGCCGACTGCTCTTTATGATTCTGCCGCCAACTGGTTGGATTCCATCAACACTTCGTTCAGCGGTGCGCTTGGATTTGTCACGCAAAGCCCGATTCGACTTTCAAGTGTGAAGCCGCTCAGCGATGTAGCGTTTTTACAGCAACCGACAGCCAAAACGAATATGTCGTTTGAAGAGAATTATTCATTCTTTGCACCGAGACAGTTTGAACTGATGCAGAACTATCCGAATCCGTTCAACCCGACAACGAATTTCGGATTTCGGATTGCCGATTTCGGATTGGTGACGTTGAAAATTTATGATATGCTGGGACGTGAAGTAGCAACTCTTCTTGACAACGCTGAAATGGAAGAAGGTGAATACCAACTGAGTTTTGATGGTTCCTCACTTGCTTCAGGATTGTATTTCTACAAGTTAACCTCAACAAGCATTGAAGACGGAACGACGCTGACCGAGATGAAACGGATGATGCTGATAAAATAA
- a CDS encoding DUF1573 domain-containing protein — MKVKYFLGFGFWVLGFAFVFAQPKLSVKEGTKFQLGEAKEGAILEQKLTLQNVGKDTLIIEDIRATCGCTTTKTHKKRLGTNDTTALTISVNTKGFKGPVKKEIFITTNDPKQADLEVELLVTIRNVIEFEPSFVNFRTVNFGKPAKQSITIRNTSEKPISITSVTSPDSQIIAKPKTKTIQPKSSTQLIVSLSAKKKGKILGQLLITTNHPEKDSLRLSYVGEIK, encoded by the coding sequence ATGAAGGTAAAATATTTTTTAGGTTTTGGGTTTTGGGTTTTGGGTTTTGCATTTGTGTTTGCACAACCGAAACTTTCAGTTAAGGAGGGAACGAAATTCCAGCTTGGCGAAGCGAAGGAGGGCGCAATTCTCGAACAGAAACTTACATTACAGAATGTCGGGAAAGATACACTTATCATTGAAGATATTCGCGCTACATGTGGTTGTACAACCACGAAAACCCATAAGAAGCGACTCGGTACAAATGATACGACTGCATTGACTATTTCTGTCAACACAAAAGGATTCAAGGGTCCGGTCAAGAAAGAAATTTTCATTACGACAAACGACCCGAAGCAAGCCGACCTTGAAGTCGAACTTCTTGTCACCATCAGAAATGTTATTGAGTTTGAACCATCATTTGTGAATTTTCGGACAGTGAATTTCGGAAAGCCAGCAAAACAGTCTATCACCATCAGGAATACCTCGGAAAAACCGATTTCGATAACATCGGTTACAAGCCCGGATTCACAAATAATTGCAAAACCGAAAACAAAAACAATACAGCCTAAAAGTTCAACGCAACTGATTGTTTCTCTTTCTGCTAAGAAAAAAGGGAAAATTCTCGGACAATTGCTGATTACGACAAATCATCCTGAAAAAGACAGTCTCAGGCTTTCGTACGTCGGAGAAATCAAGTAA
- a CDS encoding DUF971 domain-containing protein has translation MIPTNFKRISPSELKVVWYDGHESVFQIEYLRDMCPCAGCAGETVLFQQYIPPPPDKLIPGRYELRNIVPVGSYAVQIVWGDGHESGIYTWEHLLNLCPCEVHSKKN, from the coding sequence TTGATACCAACAAACTTCAAACGAATTTCTCCATCCGAACTTAAAGTCGTATGGTATGATGGTCACGAAAGTGTTTTCCAGATAGAATACTTGAGGGATATGTGTCCGTGCGCAGGATGCGCGGGGGAGACTGTTCTGTTTCAACAATATATTCCGCCGCCGCCCGATAAATTAATTCCCGGACGATATGAATTGAGAAATATTGTTCCCGTCGGTTCCTATGCCGTGCAAATAGTGTGGGGCGATGGACATGAATCGGGAATTTATACGTGGGAACACTTGTTGAATCTCTGCCCGTGCGAAGTACATTCAAAGAAGAATTAA
- a CDS encoding TerC family protein, whose protein sequence is MEWLFDPQAWIALVTLTILEIVLGVDNIVFISILSGKLPPAQQAKGRSIGLFLAMFTRILLLLSLSWIMRLTEPLFTIFSYEISGRDIILILGGLFLLGKSTHEIHNKLEGAEGEHAIPKKISFSGVLFQIILLDIVFSLDSVITAVGMANQVGIMITAIVIAVGFMMLSAKAVSTYIDKHPTVKMLALSFLLLIGVSLIAEGLDQHIPKGYIYFAMAFSIFVEMLNLKLMKKSKPVKLHQQFEK, encoded by the coding sequence ATGGAATGGCTCTTTGACCCTCAGGCGTGGATAGCGCTCGTCACCCTTACGATTTTAGAAATCGTGTTGGGCGTGGATAATATTGTTTTCATCTCGATACTTTCCGGTAAACTTCCGCCCGCTCAACAAGCAAAAGGAAGAAGCATCGGATTGTTTCTCGCGATGTTTACACGCATCTTACTTCTCCTCTCATTGAGTTGGATAATGAGATTAACAGAACCGTTATTCACAATATTTTCCTATGAAATTTCCGGGCGTGATATTATTCTCATCCTTGGCGGATTGTTTCTGCTTGGGAAAAGTACACATGAGATTCATAACAAACTCGAAGGGGCAGAAGGCGAACATGCAATCCCGAAGAAAATTTCTTTCTCAGGTGTTCTCTTCCAAATCATATTGCTTGACATTGTGTTTTCCCTTGATTCGGTTATTACGGCTGTCGGAATGGCAAATCAGGTCGGAATCATGATTACGGCTATTGTTATCGCTGTTGGCTTCATGATGTTGTCAGCAAAAGCGGTGAGTACGTATATTGACAAACACCCAACGGTGAAAATGCTTGCGCTCAGTTTTCTCTTACTCATCGGTGTTTCGCTCATTGCAGAAGGACTGGACCAACATATTCCAAAGGGATATATTTATTTCGCCATGGCATTCTCCATTTTTGTTGAAATGCTGAACTTGAAATTAATGAAGAAATCAAAACCGGTGAAACTTCATCAACAGTTTGAAAAATAG